One window of the Sciurus carolinensis chromosome 8, mSciCar1.2, whole genome shotgun sequence genome contains the following:
- the LOC124990600 gene encoding olfactory receptor-like protein OLF3 produces the protein MGTYNQTWESEFILLGLSSDWDTQVSLFVLLLAMYLVTVLGNFLIVLLIRLDSRLHTPMYFFLTNLSLVDVSYATSIVPQLLVHFLAEHKGIPFLSCAAQLFFSLALGGIEFVLLAVMAYDRYVAVCDPLRYSVIMHGGLCTRLAIASWVSGSINSLMQTTITFQLPMCTNKYIDHISCELLAVVRLACVDTSSNEVAIVVSSIVLLMTPFFLVLLSYIQIISTILKIRSTQGRRKAFHTCASHLTVVALCYGMAIFTYAQPHSSPSVLQEKLISLFYAILTPMLNPMIYSLRNKEVKGAWQKLLGQFSGLTSKLARR, from the coding sequence atgggAACATATAACCAGACATGGGAGAGTGAATTTATCCTCCTCGGACTGTCCAGTGACTGGGACACTCAAGTCTCCCTCTTTGTCCTGCTCTTGGCCATGTACCTGGTGACCGTGCTGGGGAACTTCCTCATTGTTCTCCTGATCCGACTGGACAGCCggctccacactcccatgtacttcttcctcaccAACCTCTCCCTGGTGGATGTGTCCTATGCCACAAGCATCGTCCCTCAGCTGCTGGTACACTTCCTCGCGGAACACAAAGGCATCCCGTTCCTGAGTTGTGCTGCCCAGTTATTTTTCTCCCTGGCCTTGGGTGGGATTGAGTTTGTTctgctggcagtgatggcctatgaccgctatgtggcagTGTGTGACCCCCTGCGGTACTCAGTCATCATGCATGGGGGACTGTGCACTCGGTTGGCCATCGCGTCCTGGGTCAGTGGCTCCATCAACTCTCTCATGCAGACCACCATCACGTTCCAGCTGCCCATGTGCACAAACAAGTATATTGATCACATATCCTGTGAACTCCTAGCTGTGGTCAGGCTGGCCTGTGTGGACACCTCCTCCAATGAAGTTGCCATCGTGGTTTCTAGCATAGTGCTGCTCATGACGCCCTTCTTCCTGGTCCTCTTGTCCTACATCCAGATCATCTCCACCATCCTGAAGATCCGGTCtacacagggaaggaggaaagccTTCCACACCTGTGCCTCTCACCTCACCGTGGTTGCCCTGTGCTACGGCATGGCCATTTTCACCTACGCCCAGCCCCACTCCAGCCCCTCTGTCCTTCAGGAGAAGCTGATCTCTCTCTTCTATGCCATTTTGACACCCATGCTGAACCCCATGATTTATAGTCTACGGAATAAGGAGGTGAAGGGTGCTTGGCAGAAACTATTAGGACAATTCTCTGGGTTAACCTCAAAACTGGCAAGGCGGTGA